From Jeotgalibaca dankookensis, one genomic window encodes:
- a CDS encoding glycoside hydrolase family 1 protein, with the protein MTNTNIFPEGFLWGAATSAPQSEGAQYADGRTASTWDVWYEKEPERFYNQVGPQHTSYVYERYPEDAQLMADMGLNSFRTSISWNRLLPDGQTLNQEAVAFYRDYFIQIKKNGVQPIINLFHFDMPWWLMEKGGWENRTSIEAFAFYARTAFEQFGDLVDTWTTFNEPIVHVQCGYLGNDHWPQVYDFKRAITVGYHTMLAHAAAVREFRSVMEDSGKEIGIILNLSPVYAKSDQSDDQKAKRYAEEWHIKSFLEPAVNGHYSPFLIETLKENNLLPKIEPEDAALLLQGKVDFLGVNYYQPLRVQAVDKEKVNIPAKSPADFSKAYDWPDKKMNPYRGWEIYPEGIYDIAMMIKNDYHNIPWYISENGMGVADEERFMDAEGIIQDDYRIEFIRDHLEQILKAIEAESSCYGYHLWTFVDCWSWLNAYKNRYGFYRLDLETGNRIPKKSSFWLHGIIEESKLDL; encoded by the coding sequence ATGACAAATACAAATATATTCCCAGAAGGTTTTTTATGGGGAGCGGCGACTTCTGCCCCGCAATCAGAAGGCGCGCAGTATGCAGATGGAAGAACTGCTAGTACGTGGGATGTCTGGTATGAAAAAGAACCAGAACGGTTTTATAACCAGGTTGGACCACAACACACTTCCTATGTATACGAGCGTTACCCAGAAGATGCACAGTTAATGGCCGATATGGGGTTGAACTCTTTCCGGACGTCTATATCTTGGAATCGATTGCTGCCAGACGGACAGACACTCAATCAAGAAGCGGTTGCTTTTTATCGTGACTATTTTATCCAAATTAAAAAGAATGGCGTTCAACCCATTATCAATCTCTTTCATTTCGATATGCCTTGGTGGTTGATGGAAAAAGGTGGTTGGGAGAATCGTACATCTATTGAAGCATTTGCTTTTTATGCTCGAACTGCTTTTGAGCAGTTTGGTGACTTGGTTGATACTTGGACCACGTTTAACGAGCCCATTGTACACGTCCAATGTGGGTATTTAGGAAATGATCACTGGCCTCAAGTATATGACTTTAAACGTGCTATTACAGTAGGTTATCACACCATGTTGGCACATGCAGCTGCTGTTCGAGAGTTTCGTTCTGTTATGGAGGATTCCGGCAAAGAAATAGGTATTATCTTGAACCTATCACCCGTCTATGCAAAGTCTGATCAATCTGATGATCAAAAAGCGAAACGTTATGCAGAAGAGTGGCATATTAAGAGCTTTTTGGAGCCAGCAGTAAATGGTCACTATTCACCGTTTTTAATTGAAACACTCAAAGAAAATAACTTGTTACCAAAAATTGAACCAGAAGATGCTGCTTTATTATTACAAGGGAAAGTAGATTTCTTAGGTGTCAATTATTATCAACCATTGCGTGTGCAGGCAGTTGATAAAGAGAAAGTGAATATTCCTGCTAAGAGCCCGGCAGATTTTTCAAAAGCCTACGATTGGCCAGACAAAAAAATGAATCCCTACCGTGGTTGGGAGATATACCCTGAAGGGATATATGATATTGCCATGATGATTAAAAATGACTATCATAATATTCCTTGGTATATATCAGAAAATGGAATGGGAGTAGCTGATGAAGAGCGTTTCATGGATGCTGAAGGGATTATCCAGGATGATTACCGAATTGAATTTATTCGTGACCATTTAGAACAGATTCTCAAAGCCATAGAAGCTGAGTCAAGTTGTTATGGCTACCATCTGTGGACCTTTGTGGATTGTTGGTCTTGGCTAAATGCCTATAAAAACCGTTATGGCTTTTACAGATTGGACTTAGAAACGGGCAATCGAATTCCTAAAAAAAGTTCGTTTTGGTTGCATGGAATTATCGAGGAAAGTAAACTCGATCTTTAA
- a CDS encoding extracellular solute-binding protein — MKNRKGYVMAGMIFSSAFLLAACGGDGAETSSVATSGGNTAAGNAEVNKEGFPIVDEPIEMTMIAPGTGMAEWEDMPTLTEYAKKTNINFEYTTPPLSDFSTRFNLTFASGELPDVIYAPGSDVLTPALEVDYGSQGLLVPLNDLIEEYGPNISKVLEEKPEIRQSITSTDGNIYTLPRINGGATSTWIRGPVWINGEWMEALGIEDVPKTTDELYDMLVRFKNEDPNGNGQADEIPLTDVKMDSTRPWLLSAFGIKEWGIEEHDGEVRYAPMTENYRGYLEFMHKLYEEGLLDKEVFSQADEQKKAKGENDKLGMFPDWFSFFTTGQTEEEAIINPMMGPMTSEYSEEAIFPMSTGIQRGAFAITKENPNPAAAMRWVDYFYSKEGHDYLNRGPAGYLWEWVDEEGGERQFREDLEATNREEYRGQITPDYGIVTPVNTDHELDPIGDEGISDFEIFLQEESDAKVNKYGEVAYPLVYLTPEEQEVVSGVEVDLQTYVRNSEAQFITGQLELNDENWEEYVSTIEKIGVEDYVEVYQSAYDRWLESAE; from the coding sequence ATGAAAAATCGAAAAGGTTATGTAATGGCAGGGATGATTTTTTCTAGTGCCTTTTTATTAGCAGCTTGTGGGGGAGATGGCGCTGAAACATCTAGCGTTGCAACTTCTGGTGGTAATACAGCAGCTGGAAATGCTGAAGTAAATAAAGAAGGGTTCCCTATTGTAGATGAGCCAATTGAAATGACTATGATTGCGCCTGGTACTGGAATGGCTGAATGGGAAGATATGCCAACTTTAACTGAATATGCAAAGAAAACAAATATTAATTTTGAATATACAACACCGCCGCTAAGTGACTTTAGTACACGCTTCAACTTAACGTTTGCTAGTGGGGAGCTACCAGATGTCATCTATGCACCAGGATCAGATGTGTTAACACCTGCTCTAGAAGTTGATTATGGTAGTCAAGGACTATTGGTACCATTGAATGACTTGATTGAAGAATACGGACCAAATATCAGCAAAGTATTAGAAGAAAAACCAGAAATTAGACAATCTATTACTTCTACAGATGGTAATATCTATACTTTACCAAGAATTAATGGGGGTGCGACATCAACATGGATTCGTGGACCAGTTTGGATAAATGGTGAATGGATGGAAGCACTTGGAATTGAAGACGTTCCAAAAACAACCGATGAACTTTACGATATGCTTGTACGCTTCAAAAATGAAGATCCAAATGGGAACGGCCAAGCAGATGAGATTCCTTTAACAGACGTTAAAATGGATAGTACACGTCCATGGTTACTATCTGCTTTTGGAATAAAAGAGTGGGGTATTGAAGAACACGATGGTGAAGTACGTTATGCACCAATGACCGAAAACTACCGTGGTTATCTAGAATTTATGCATAAATTATATGAAGAAGGCCTTCTAGACAAAGAGGTATTCTCACAAGCAGATGAACAGAAAAAAGCAAAAGGTGAAAACGACAAACTTGGTATGTTCCCAGACTGGTTCTCTTTCTTCACTACCGGACAAACGGAAGAGGAAGCGATTATCAATCCAATGATGGGACCTATGACCAGTGAATATTCAGAAGAAGCAATCTTCCCAATGAGTACTGGTATTCAAAGAGGAGCTTTTGCGATTACGAAAGAAAATCCGAACCCTGCTGCTGCAATGAGGTGGGTCGACTATTTCTACTCTAAAGAAGGACATGACTACCTAAACAGAGGACCTGCTGGTTATCTATGGGAATGGGTCGATGAAGAAGGCGGAGAACGTCAATTTAGAGAAGATTTGGAAGCTACAAACCGAGAAGAGTATCGTGGTCAAATTACTCCTGACTATGGTATTGTAACCCCAGTTAATACTGATCACGAACTCGATCCAATCGGGGATGAAGGTATCTCTGATTTTGAAATCTTCCTACAAGAAGAGTCTGATGCAAAAGTTAATAAATACGGTGAAGTTGCTTACCCACTTGTTTATTTAACACCTGAAGAACAAGAAGTTGTTAGTGGTGTAGAAGTTGACCTTCAAACGTATGTCCGTAACTCAGAAGCCCAATTTATTACTGGACAACTAGAGCTCAATGATGAAAACTGGGAAGAATATGTTTCTACTATCGAAAAAATCGGTGTGGAAGATTATGTAGAAGTATACCAAAGTGCTTATGACAGATGGTTAGAATCAGCTGAATAA
- a CDS encoding cation:dicarboxylate symporter family transporter, producing MLFAFSSRSSVGTLPYTLNTLEDLGVSQQSGNFVATLGTSIGMNGCAGIFPAMLGILLAQATGVEMNIAFYVLLIIVVTVGSIGIAGVPGTATVAATVTLNSLGLGAYMSRIGAIFGIDPIIDMGRTMINVTGSMVSAIIVDRWEGTFDQEQFKR from the coding sequence ATGTTATTTGCATTTTCGAGCCGATCTAGTGTCGGAACACTTCCTTATACATTAAATACGTTGGAAGATTTAGGAGTGTCTCAACAAAGTGGAAACTTTGTAGCAACACTTGGGACATCTATTGGAATGAATGGCTGTGCAGGGATTTTCCCAGCCATGTTGGGAATCTTATTGGCACAAGCGACTGGTGTTGAGATGAATATTGCTTTTTATGTGCTACTGATTATTGTCGTAACAGTTGGTTCAATTGGAATTGCGGGCGTGCCCGGTACTGCTACAGTAGCAGCGACAGTAACGCTTAATAGTTTAGGCTTAGGAGCCTATATGTCACGTATTGGTGCTATTTTTGGGATTGACCCAATCATTGATATGGGACGGACGATGATTAATGTGACCGGTTCAATGGTTAGTGCTATTATTGTTGACCGTTGGGAAGGAACCTTTGATCAGGAACAGTTTAAGCGCTAA
- a CDS encoding ROK family protein: MALAVFDIGGTSVKCGRWENNQLYPVNSFQTPLSWAELKMQLKNTFDQIEKVTGGKLEGAAFSSPGSVYSEEGVVRGFSAVSYLHHFPIRDELETLLGVPVTLENDANCAALAETWQGVAKGVDNVVFIVIGTGIGGAIILNGELIKGRNLFGGEFGYMLLTDTQNFSDLASPVAMAKKYQEENKLLEQISGEKIFQLALEGDAVASRYVNDLRNNLARGIQNLLVAYNPDMVVIGGGMSAQTAFIQSVEKRVKELLVCTRAQEVDAIIVPCQFQNQANLIGAVASYYKQIGSKKTPS, translated from the coding sequence ATGGCGTTAGCTGTATTTGATATTGGTGGAACTTCTGTTAAATGTGGTAGGTGGGAAAATAATCAACTCTATCCAGTTAATAGTTTTCAAACACCGCTCAGTTGGGCAGAATTAAAAATGCAATTAAAAAATACTTTTGATCAAATTGAAAAAGTTACCGGTGGAAAGCTTGAAGGGGCCGCTTTTAGTAGCCCAGGATCTGTTTATTCCGAAGAAGGTGTTGTTCGAGGATTCAGCGCTGTTTCTTATTTACATCATTTTCCAATCCGTGATGAATTAGAAACTTTATTAGGTGTACCAGTCACCCTTGAAAATGATGCCAATTGTGCTGCCCTTGCAGAAACATGGCAAGGAGTAGCTAAAGGTGTGGACAACGTTGTTTTTATTGTAATTGGAACCGGTATTGGAGGTGCAATTATTTTAAACGGAGAGCTTATTAAGGGACGGAACTTATTCGGCGGTGAATTTGGGTATATGCTACTTACGGATACGCAAAATTTTAGTGACTTAGCCAGTCCGGTTGCAATGGCAAAAAAATATCAAGAAGAAAATAAATTATTGGAGCAAATAAGCGGAGAAAAAATATTTCAATTAGCGCTTGAAGGGGATGCAGTAGCAAGTCGGTACGTGAATGACTTGCGTAATAATCTTGCTAGAGGTATCCAAAACCTTTTAGTCGCTTACAATCCAGATATGGTTGTTATAGGTGGCGGAATGTCAGCACAAACAGCATTTATTCAATCGGTTGAAAAGCGAGTTAAAGAATTATTGGTTTGTACTCGTGCACAAGAGGTAGATGCCATTATCGTTCCCTGCCAGTTTCAAAATCAAGCAAACTTAATTGGTGCTGTTGCATCCTATTATAAACAAATTGGTTCTAAAAAGACTCCTAGTTAG
- a CDS encoding carbohydrate ABC transporter permease has translation MRNSAVIKKSAIKESPSDRVFLAIIYVMLIVIFLIVAYPLIYILSASLSDPSVVNSGEMWLFPKEVTFEGYRKILSNQTIWRGYTNTIIYTVVGTTVNLLVTIPAGYVLSRKDFPFKNFFTKMMVITMFVSGGLIPSYILVNSMGLTNTMWALILPGAASVYNIVVTRTFFQTSIPDELTEAAVVDGATDFNIFFLIVLPLAKPIIAVMTLFYGVGHWNQYFQALLYIDDRSKYPLQMVLREILVLQDLSSNPTTMMSEETALFLNQQQNLSAIIKYGVMIVATLPIILVYPFLQKYFVKGVMVGSIKG, from the coding sequence ATGAGAAACTCAGCCGTTATAAAAAAATCTGCTATAAAAGAATCACCATCAGATCGTGTATTCTTAGCGATTATCTACGTGATGTTGATTGTGATTTTTCTAATCGTAGCTTATCCTTTAATCTATATTTTAAGCGCTTCCTTGAGTGATCCAAGTGTCGTCAATTCGGGTGAGATGTGGCTCTTTCCAAAGGAAGTAACCTTTGAAGGATATAGAAAAATTTTGAGTAACCAAACCATTTGGCGTGGTTATACCAATACAATTATTTACACCGTTGTCGGTACGACGGTTAACTTACTAGTGACGATTCCTGCTGGTTACGTCCTATCGCGAAAAGACTTTCCTTTTAAAAACTTTTTCACTAAGATGATGGTTATTACGATGTTTGTATCGGGTGGGCTAATCCCATCTTATATCCTCGTAAATAGTATGGGACTAACTAATACAATGTGGGCCTTGATACTACCAGGAGCGGCGTCTGTTTACAATATCGTCGTTACACGGACTTTTTTCCAAACATCAATTCCCGATGAATTAACGGAAGCAGCCGTTGTGGATGGCGCTACGGACTTTAATATCTTTTTCTTAATTGTCCTTCCTTTAGCTAAACCGATCATTGCTGTTATGACACTGTTTTATGGGGTCGGTCATTGGAATCAATATTTCCAAGCCTTACTTTATATTGATGACCGTTCTAAGTATCCCCTGCAAATGGTTTTACGGGAAATTCTTGTCTTGCAAGATTTATCTTCAAACCCTACAACCATGATGTCTGAAGAAACAGCACTGTTTTTAAATCAGCAACAAAACTTAAGTGCCATTATCAAATATGGCGTTATGATTGTTGCAACGCTACCTATCATTTTGGTTTATCCTTTCTTACAAAAATATTTTGTAAAAGGCGTTATGGTAGGGTCAATTAAAGGGTAA
- a CDS encoding 2-dehydropantoate 2-reductase — translation MKIAIAGSGALGCGFGYLLQKKGGQDVTLLDNWDAHIQAVNENGLKITVNGVEDIEEMKMCKPHELNEIMDAIFVFTKSMGLKAMMKSIDHIIGEDTKVICLLNGLGHLQTLQQFVDKKNIIMGTTVWTAGIDAPGVTHFNGQGPVELQNSDPEEKEGALEIVDILTKSGLNGVYSDNVNFTTWRKACVNGTMNALCALLDSNIEEVFASSTIDSMLSGIITEFAAVAKLQDGIELDVDETITYLKGLADSVGAHYPSMHQDLANKRPTEIDFLNGAVVEISKQFNLEASYCKAITDLIHAKEDTLGIKK, via the coding sequence ATGAAAATAGCAATTGCAGGATCAGGCGCACTCGGATGCGGGTTTGGTTACCTCTTACAAAAAAAAGGTGGACAAGATGTCACTTTATTAGACAACTGGGATGCACATATTCAAGCTGTCAACGAAAATGGTTTGAAAATTACTGTTAACGGTGTTGAAGATATCGAAGAAATGAAAATGTGTAAACCGCATGAACTAAACGAAATAATGGATGCCATTTTTGTATTTACAAAATCTATGGGTCTAAAAGCAATGATGAAGAGTATTGACCATATTATTGGTGAAGATACTAAAGTTATTTGTCTATTAAATGGTTTAGGCCACTTACAAACACTTCAACAATTCGTCGATAAAAAGAACATCATTATGGGAACAACTGTCTGGACTGCTGGTATTGATGCGCCAGGCGTCACTCACTTTAATGGTCAAGGGCCTGTCGAATTACAAAATAGTGATCCAGAAGAAAAAGAAGGCGCACTTGAAATTGTGGACATTCTTACAAAAAGTGGTTTAAATGGTGTTTACAGCGACAATGTTAACTTTACAACTTGGCGTAAAGCATGTGTAAACGGGACAATGAATGCGTTATGTGCACTTCTTGATTCAAATATCGAAGAAGTTTTTGCTTCATCAACCATAGACTCCATGCTATCAGGTATCATTACAGAATTTGCAGCAGTTGCTAAATTACAAGATGGTATTGAACTTGATGTTGATGAGACAATTACCTATCTTAAAGGTTTAGCTGACAGCGTAGGTGCCCACTATCCATCTATGCATCAAGATTTAGCTAACAAACGTCCTACTGAAATTGATTTTTTAAATGGTGCGGTTGTGGAAATTTCAAAACAATTTAACTTAGAAGCATCTTATTGTAAAGCTATTACTGACTTGATTCATGCGAAAGAAGATACATTAGGAATTAAAAAATAA
- a CDS encoding ABC transporter permease, producing the protein MEKQTTTLTATKKKKSRRKNILNSWQLYLLILPAFAFFLVFHYGPMYGVQIAFKNYMPSLGIWGSPWVGFKHFTKFFESYYFWDLLKNTLGISIYSLVFGFPIPILLALALNEIKDGSFKKTIQTVTYAPHFISTVVIVGMIIAFLSPTSGIINHGLEALGFEGKAFMEDPRWFRTIYVLSGVWQSTGWNSVIYMAALSGVDSQLHEAATIDGASRIQRLWYINLPVLVPTMVILLIMNFGGIMSLGHEKILLMQNPLNMPTSNVISTFTYQQGLLDAQYSYAAAIGLFNSVINSILLITVNKISSKLNDVSLW; encoded by the coding sequence ATGGAAAAACAAACAACTACACTAACTGCGACAAAAAAGAAGAAAAGTAGAAGAAAAAATATTTTAAATAGTTGGCAGCTTTATCTTTTAATTTTACCAGCTTTTGCTTTTTTTCTCGTCTTTCATTATGGGCCGATGTATGGCGTACAAATAGCTTTTAAAAATTATATGCCTTCATTAGGAATTTGGGGGAGTCCTTGGGTAGGGTTTAAGCACTTTACAAAGTTCTTTGAATCTTATTATTTCTGGGATCTACTAAAAAATACTCTAGGGATTAGTATTTATTCATTGGTATTCGGTTTTCCAATTCCTATTCTTTTAGCTCTTGCCTTGAACGAAATAAAAGACGGGAGTTTTAAAAAGACAATCCAAACGGTTACGTATGCACCGCACTTTATATCAACAGTTGTTATTGTTGGGATGATTATTGCTTTTCTTTCTCCTACTTCAGGGATTATCAACCATGGTCTAGAAGCACTGGGCTTCGAAGGGAAAGCTTTTATGGAGGATCCACGATGGTTTAGAACAATTTATGTATTGTCAGGTGTTTGGCAAAGTACAGGTTGGAACTCAGTTATCTATATGGCAGCTCTATCCGGAGTAGATTCCCAACTACATGAAGCGGCTACAATTGATGGCGCATCTAGGATACAGAGACTTTGGTATATTAATTTACCCGTATTAGTACCAACCATGGTCATTTTGTTAATCATGAACTTTGGTGGCATTATGTCGTTAGGACACGAAAAAATTCTTTTAATGCAAAATCCTTTAAACATGCCGACTTCTAACGTTATTTCGACCTTTACTTATCAACAAGGTTTGCTCGATGCTCAATATAGTTATGCTGCAGCAATTGGTTTATTTAACTCAGTTATTAATTCAATCTTATTAATTACCGTAAACAAAATATCATCTAAATTGAATGATGTGTCACTATGGTAA
- a CDS encoding dicarboxylate/amino acid:cation symporter — protein sequence MIDIPLFTGFLKMSNYITFIAFLALIGAYILLNSLKKRKASFQVRMMTALALGLGIGIAIDLFGSNIGLLYTEYAQMEITTWFSIFGSGFIRLVQLLAVPIVFLSIIEVITKVEGTDIKALTGKTFVILLGTTAISVLVMIFLLKLFPLDATSFTGDIEAGKMEQIGTISTQSFPEFFLNLVPSNIFSVFSNNSAIVSVVITAGLFGGAIRFLKGKKPEKVAPFLELLSSSKVVVNSVLTNVIKVMPYGVTALVATTIISNGITVIMSVIGFILVLYLGVLAMLIVYMGLLLLVGVNTLSSFIKNL from the coding sequence ATGATTGATATTCCGTTATTCACAGGGTTTCTAAAGATGAGTAATTATATTACCTTTATTGCTTTTCTAGCGCTGATAGGTGCTTATATTTTGTTAAATAGTTTAAAAAAGCGTAAAGCATCCTTCCAAGTACGTATGATGACAGCTCTTGCTTTAGGATTAGGAATAGGGATTGCAATTGATTTATTTGGTTCAAACATCGGTCTTTTGTATACGGAATACGCCCAAATGGAAATTACGACGTGGTTTAGTATATTTGGATCAGGTTTCATTCGTTTGGTTCAACTACTCGCCGTTCCTATTGTCTTTTTGTCTATTATTGAAGTTATTACGAAAGTTGAAGGAACCGATATAAAGGCCTTAACCGGAAAAACCTTCGTTATTTTACTAGGTACAACAGCTATATCAGTTTTAGTCATGATCTTTTTGTTGAAACTATTTCCACTGGATGCTACGAGTTTTACCGGTGATATTGAAGCAGGCAAAATGGAACAGATTGGGACGATTTCAACACAAAGTTTTCCCGAGTTTTTCTTAAACTTAGTACCAAGTAATATATTTTCAGTTTTTTCTAATAACAGTGCCATCGTTTCTGTGGTGATAACAGCGGGCTTGTTTGGGGGTGCTATTCGCTTCTTGAAGGGGAAAAAACCTGAGAAAGTTGCACCGTTTTTGGAATTATTAAGTTCCAGTAAGGTAGTTGTTAATAGTGTTTTAACCAACGTTATTAAAGTGATGCCATATGGTGTTACTGCTTTGGTGGCAACAACAATCATATCCAATGGTATTACCGTTATTATGAGTGTCATTGGCTTTATTTTAGTGCTTTATTTAGGTGTCTTAGCAATGCTAATTGTTTATATGGGACTTCTATTACTGGTAGGAGTAAACACCCTGTCCAGTTTTATAAAAAATCTCTGA
- a CDS encoding MalY/PatB family protein: MLKYNFDRLADRDKDDSIKWTKSINEDRFGPIPDDYISMWIADMDFELAPPVCNHLENLMEKKTFAYIYPYENFFRAIQYWMTLKTDNQVPLEEICLDYGIVSSLYHVVQTFIQPGDRVLMHTPVYNPFREATENNQGILIENKLLVNEEKRFMIDFEELENQMQESKPKLFILCNPHNPGGTVWSRQDLTRLAELCLKYNVILVSDEAHSDHIQNGTFTSALDLEEKYRQNLIYVNSPNKAFNIAGLKTSYVIIPNNKLCEQYRETLVKCHIEQPNTLGAAALVASYTPEGLEWVQECFSYIVNNYQWVVKFVEKEIPQLELMPMDASYVLWIDVSDTGMSGEIFTTKLAQTKGVLVQEGLSFGPGGEDYIRINLGTSLELVQQAFKRIAECLNETVTDEINI; this comes from the coding sequence ATGTTAAAATATAATTTTGATCGGCTAGCAGATCGCGATAAAGATGATTCAATTAAATGGACAAAAAGTATCAATGAGGATCGCTTTGGTCCTATACCCGATGACTACATTTCGATGTGGATTGCTGATATGGACTTTGAACTCGCACCGCCCGTTTGTAATCATCTAGAAAATCTTATGGAGAAAAAGACTTTCGCCTATATTTATCCCTATGAAAACTTTTTTAGAGCCATTCAATATTGGATGACTCTAAAAACAGATAATCAAGTTCCTCTAGAAGAAATTTGCCTAGATTATGGTATTGTCAGTTCCTTATATCACGTGGTCCAAACCTTTATCCAACCAGGAGACCGCGTGTTAATGCATACACCCGTGTACAATCCTTTTCGAGAAGCAACTGAAAACAACCAAGGAATCCTAATAGAAAACAAACTCCTGGTAAATGAAGAAAAACGGTTTATGATTGATTTTGAAGAGTTAGAAAACCAAATGCAAGAGTCAAAACCAAAATTATTCATTTTATGTAACCCCCATAATCCAGGTGGCACCGTTTGGTCACGACAAGATTTAACGCGACTTGCTGAATTGTGCCTAAAGTATAATGTCATTTTAGTTTCAGATGAAGCTCATTCTGACCACATCCAAAATGGTACTTTTACAAGTGCACTTGATTTGGAAGAAAAGTATCGCCAAAATTTAATATATGTTAACTCCCCTAACAAAGCCTTTAATATTGCTGGTTTAAAGACAAGTTATGTCATTATTCCTAATAATAAATTATGTGAACAATATCGAGAAACACTCGTAAAATGCCACATTGAACAACCCAATACCCTTGGTGCGGCAGCGCTTGTCGCAAGTTATACACCAGAAGGCTTAGAATGGGTACAAGAATGTTTTAGCTACATTGTTAATAATTACCAATGGGTAGTCAAATTTGTAGAAAAAGAGATACCACAGTTGGAATTAATGCCCATGGATGCCTCTTATGTTTTATGGATAGATGTCTCTGATACTGGGATGAGTGGTGAAATCTTTACTACTAAACTAGCACAGACAAAAGGCGTTTTAGTGCAAGAAGGGCTATCGTTTGGTCCCGGAGGCGAAGATTATATTCGTATCAATTTAGGAACATCGTTGGAGTTAGTTCAACAAGCTTTTAAGCGCATAGCGGAATGCTTAAATGAGACCGTTACGGACGAAATAAATATTTAA
- a CDS encoding NADH:flavin oxidoreductase/NADH oxidase family protein: MTPQLITLYKRWAQGGIGLSLTGNVMVDSRYLGEPGNIVVENEDDLNALSQWASAGSLNGSHIWMQINHPGKQSPRTISKHPIAPSAVPLSGSMSKAFNSPREMTLSEVQDTIQRFINTALIAKKAGFTGVQIHGAHGYLVNQFLSTHDNRRSDQYGGSLENRMRFLVEIYQGMRQNLGQDYPIGLKINSTDFKTDGFSEADSLAVIKKMDSLGIDLVEISGGNYENPKMMGDGDVYFLDYASKISQLVSVPIAVIGGFCKVESMIEAVSTADVSMIGVARPLVIEPDLPNQIHTGTYQAASLPD; encoded by the coding sequence GTGACACCACAACTTATTACCTTATACAAAAGATGGGCACAAGGTGGAATTGGATTATCCCTAACTGGAAACGTTATGGTTGATAGTAGATATTTGGGCGAACCTGGCAATATCGTTGTCGAAAACGAAGATGATTTAAATGCCCTAAGTCAATGGGCCTCAGCAGGAAGTTTGAATGGCAGCCATATTTGGATGCAAATTAATCACCCGGGTAAACAAAGCCCACGTACTATTTCTAAGCATCCCATTGCGCCGAGCGCGGTTCCTTTGAGTGGATCCATGAGTAAGGCATTCAATTCACCAAGAGAAATGACCCTTTCAGAAGTTCAAGATACCATTCAACGCTTTATTAATACTGCACTCATAGCCAAAAAAGCTGGTTTTACCGGAGTACAAATACATGGCGCACATGGTTATTTAGTAAACCAGTTTTTATCTACCCATGACAACCGTCGTTCAGACCAATACGGTGGTTCATTAGAAAATCGGATGCGATTTTTAGTCGAAATATACCAAGGGATGCGCCAAAATTTGGGGCAAGACTACCCGATTGGTTTAAAAATCAATTCCACCGATTTTAAAACAGACGGCTTTAGTGAAGCAGATTCACTTGCGGTTATTAAGAAAATGGATTCTTTGGGAATTGACTTAGTTGAAATCTCTGGTGGTAACTATGAAAATCCAAAAATGATGGGAGACGGTGATGTTTATTTTCTTGATTATGCAAGTAAAATAAGTCAGCTTGTATCTGTTCCGATTGCGGTTATTGGCGGATTCTGTAAAGTAGAGAGTATGATTGAAGCAGTTAGTACTGCCGATGTTTCAATGATTGGCGTTGCTCGTCCACTGGTTATTGAACCAGATTTACCCAATCAGATTCATACAGGAACCTATCAAGCAGCAAGCCTGCCCGATTAA